Below is a genomic region from Planctomycetia bacterium.
CCGGCACTCGGCTCGCGCTCTTAGAAATGCTCCTCGGCGGCACCACGACGTACGTCGACATGTACTACTTCGAGTACGCCGTGGCCGACGAAACCGCGAAGGCCGGCATGCGGGGCGTCATCGGTCAGGCGATGCTCGACTTCCCCGCACCCGACTTCAAGACCTGGGACGAATCGGTTGCGGGTATGCAAAAGTTCCTGAAGCAGTGGAAAGGTCATCCGCTGATCACACCGGCCGTGGCGCCGCACGCGCCGTACACCGTTTCGCCCGAGCATCTGCAAACCGCGGCGAAGCTCGCGGCCGATCACGGAGTGCCGATCATCATTCACGTCTCGGAGACGAAGGCCGAGCTCGCCACGATGCAGGAGCGCTACAAAGCGACGCCGATCGAGCATCTCGATCGACTCGGAGTGCTCGGGCCGAATCTGATCGCGAAGCACGTCGTCTGGGCGACCGACGCCGAACTGTTGACGCTCAAGAAGCACGGCGTCGGCGTGGTGCACAATCCGCAATCGAATATGAAGCTCGCCTCCGGCATCGCGCCGGTTCCGAAGATGCTCGAGCTCAAGATTCCGGTAGCGCTCGGCACCGACGGCGCTTCATCAAACAACGACCTCGACATGTGGGGCGAGATCGACACCGTGGCCAAGCTGCACAAAGTGGCGACGCTCGACGCTACGGTCGTTTCGGCTCGCGAGGCCGTGGCGATGGGGACGATCGAAGGAGCCCGAGCGATTCACATGGACGACGAAATCGGCTCGCTCGAAGTCGGCAAGAAGGCCGACGTGATCGTCATCGACCTCGACGCCGCCCACGAGGTCCCGCTCTACGACGTCTATTCGCACCTCGCCTACACGGTGAAGGCGAGCGATGTGCAAACCGTCGTCGTCGGGGGCAAAGTCGTGATCGAGGATCGAGTGCCGAAGACGCTCGACCCGAAATCGATCTTCGCCGAGGCCCGCAAGTATCGCGACAAAGTGCGTGCAGTCGTCGGCAAGTGATTTCACGTTTGGGTTGAGCCACATCCTTAGCCTCTGCGCGTGCCACGGGCATCTTGCCCCGTGTCTGGTTCTTATTTGCTGCAGCACGCAATGCCGGACACTGGCTGGAAGCCAGTGGCACGCTGGGAAGCTAAGGATGTGGCTCAGCTCCGTTGGCGAAAACAGGCCGGCCGCTGGCATCGCGCCGCTCCCCGATTTATGCTGATCGTCGCTCGCAGCCCTCTTTATCCCGCCGCTTGAAGGAGTTCCCGCCGATGACTCGCACCCTCTCCCGTTTCACGTTGGCTCTAGTGCTCGGCTTGGGTGCCGCTTCCGCAGCGGAGGCGCAAGAGAAGCCGGCGCCCAAAATCTCGTTCAAGAAGACGCAGCTCGACACGAAGTTCCGCGCCGAAGGGGTGGCCGTCGGCGATTTCAACAAAGACGGCAAGCTCGACATCGGCCACGGCGAGGGCTACTACGCCGCGCCGGATTGGAAGCTCGTGCCGATTCGCGAACAGGCGCGCGAGTTCGATCCGCATAGCTACAGCAAATGCTTCCAGGCCTTTACCGACGACTTCAACAAAGACGGCTGGGACGACATCATGGTCGTCGAGTTTCCCGGCACTGCGACCGTATGGCTGGAGAACCCGAAGGGGGCCGAACGGCCTTGGGCTCGGCACGTCGTCGCCGACGTGACGAACAACGAGAGCCCCGACTATCTCGACGTCGATGGGGACGGCAAGCGCGAGTTCGTGCTCGGCACCTCGGCCGACCCGAAGGCGTCGGACGGTCCGGAGAAATACATTGCGATCGCTCGGCCGGATGCCGATCCGCTCGCGAAGTGGAAGCTCGCGGCGGTGTCGGAGAAGGGGGTTCCGATGGCGAATCGGTTCTACCACGGCTTCGGCATCGGCGACATCGACGGCGATAAGATCGCCGACCTCGTCACCCCCAACGGCTGGTGGAAAGCTCCGGAGAGCAAGGGGAGCGAAGGGCCTTGGAAGTTCACCGAGGCGAAGCTCGGCGGCGCCGCAGCGCAGATGTTCGTCTACGATTTCGACGGCGACGGCGATGCCGACGTTCTCTCGACCGCGGCCCATCAGCTCGGCATGTGGTGGCACGAGCAGACGCCGGAAGGTTGGAAGACGCACGACATCGACAAGAGCTTTTCGCAAACGCACGCCGTCTGCTTCGTCGACCTGAACGGCGACGGCCTGATGGACTTCGTGACCGGCAAGCGGTACTGGGCGCACGGCCCTAAGGGAGACGTCGACCCGGGGGCTCCGGCCGTGCTCGCGTGGTTCGAGTTGAAGCGCGAAGCGGGCAAGCCGACTTGGACGAAGCACCAGATCGACGACGACAGCGGCATCGGCACGCAATTCGAAATGCGCGACGTCAGCGGCGACGGCCTGCTCGACATCGCCGTCTCCAACAAAAAGGGGACATTCTACTTTAATCAGGTGCGCGAGTAGTGACGGTCGAGCCGAACTGGGCCGCCGGCGTCGATATCGGCGGCACGAAAATCGGGGTCGGCTTGGTCGACCGAGCGGGAGAGATCGTCGCGGAAATTTCCTTTCCGACCGAAGCGGCGGCCGGGTTCGAGCGCGGAGTCGCGCGCATCGTCGCGGCGATCGACGGCTGCCTAGCGCAAGCCGGCCGGACACGGCAAGTGCTCGAAGGGGTCGGCGTCGGGTGTGCCGGGCCGGTGCATCCCGGGCGCGGAACGATCGACAATCCGCATACGCTGCCGACCTGGGACGGAGTCGAGATCGTCTCGCCGCTGCGGCGCGAGTTCGGCTTGCCGGCCGTGTTGGAAAACGACGCCGATGCGGCAGCCGTCGGCGAAGCGTACTTCGGAGCAGGGGCCGGCCGGCGCAGCGTCGTGATGATTACCTACGGCACCGGCGTCGGGTCGGGTGCGCTGTTCGATGGGCGCATCTATCGTGGCGCGATGGAGACGCATCCCGAGATCGGCCATGTGCCGGTCGATCCGAACGGCCCGCTGTGCTACTGCGGCCTGCGCGGGTGCTTCGAGTCGATCGCGTCGGGCACCGCGATCTCGGCGGCCGGAGCCACGGCGGGGATCGGCGATGCGCGACGCGTGTTCGCAGCGTTTGCCGAGGGGAATCCGACGGCGCGCGACATCGTCGAACGGGCGCTGCGCGCGACCTATACGGCCGTCTGGTCGATCCAGCATACGCTGTTGCCCGAGCGCTTGATTCTCGGCGGCGGCATCATCGACGACCACTTCGAGTTGTTCGCCGGCGCGGCGCGGCAAGCGATCGACGGTGCCGTGATGAATCCGCGCGGGTCGACCGATGTCGTTCGTGCGACGCTCGGGAATCGAGCGGGAATCGTCGGCGCGGCGCAGTTGGTGCGCATCGGCAAGGCTTAGCTCGCCTCGATGCTTCACTCATCTCGAGCGAACTACTTCACGACGACTTTCTTTTCCGGCGCGGGAACGACTTCGTTCAACTCCACTTCGTTCGGCAACTTGCCGCGCCAGAGCGCGAGCGAGCGGCCTGCGTGCGTCAGAAAAGTGTAGTAGGTATCGGCTTGCTCGGGCGTCAGGTTTTCGATCGTCCGCACCATCCATTGTCCGGCCTTCACGAGAACTTCGCGCGGAGGATGACATTCGATCGGCGCCATCGCCCACCATTCCAGCGCGTGGCCGGTGGCGAGAATACGGTCGGTTACGCTGTCGCCGGTAGCGCTATCCTTGCCGTCGCCGGCCGCGGGACGCAGCGGCCATTTGCCGTCCCAATAGCCGTCGGAGTGTTGGTGTTGCACGAGCGTCGCGGTTTGGCTCATCAAGTAAGCGATTGCGCGAATGCGCGTCTCGGGGCTCAGCACATGATGCTCGTCGTCGACGCGCAAGAACATCGTCAGCGTATACAAGCGATGGTTGCCGAAGCAAACGCCGCGAGGCTGTTCTTCACGCATGATCCGAGCGGCGAGATCGTCGAACGAAATGCGTTGGCCTTCGGTCGTCGTCCAAGATTTGACGGGCGGCAAGAACGCGATCATCGTCAGCGCCGACCATTCGTATTCGACTTGGTTGAGGCTGAAGTCGTGCAGAGCTTCGTCGACCATCGCGCGATAACTCGTGCGACGGTTCGGAGTGATCACCGGGAAATTAAGAGGCGTGCCGACTTCGGAAAGCCCGGCGACCGTATGATCGGCGTGGCTCGCCGTGGCGTTGCCTTCTTGCAGACGAACCTTCACGCCGTACGGAGCGTCGATGAGCAGCGGCGGTTGCTTCGGCCCGTAAAGGTCGACGAACTTGCGGTTGTCGGTCAGGATGCCGCGCAGTTCTTCGCCCGAGAAATAAGCGGGATCTTTGAACTTGGCCTGCGCGGTCCAGAAGCGAAGCGCATGATCGACGTGGTTCAACTTCGTCTTCGCTCCTTGTTTCTTCGGGCGGAGCTTCAGCAACGAGTTGCGCAGCTGCTCGTCGCTTACGACGACCGGGTAATCGAAGATCGGCCGAACCGTGATCGGCTCGCTGCGCAGAAGCGGCATGGCGCGCTCGAGGCTCTGCTGCTTCCAGCGCGTCGCTCCCCAAGCCGTGCCGACCGAGAGGATCGCCAGCTGAATGAGCAGGAAGTTCGCAAAGCCCGAACTACGGACCGACGAATACGTCGAAGCGGGTGCTGAAGTCATGGCGATACGCGTGGGTTGAAGAGAACGAGAGAGTCGAGACTTAGCGAGACGGAAGCGATGCAGGTCGTCGGGTTATTCGGCTTTCGGTTTGGTCGCCGAAGGAGCGGCTACGGGAACCGGAACGATCGCGACAGGCGAAGTCGCTGCCGCAGCGGTGGGAGTTGTTACGGCGGCTGGTGTCGGTTCGGTCGTCGGAGCGGTCGGTCGGGTCGACTTACGACGATAGACCATCGCTTGCGGATCTTCGTAGGTGAGGATCCAATCGGCGGAAGTGCGAAGCGCACGAACTGCGCCGGGCTGTGCGACCCGATCGACGATCAGCGTCTTCACGTCGTAGCGATCGAGAGCGTTTTCCCAACCGTTTTGCGATTCGAAGATGCGGCGATAATCGCGCCATACCGTCGGCGGAGTGAGGTGCATGTTCGTGTCGGCGAAGAGCGCGATCGGCTTCGGTCCGGCCCAGCCGATCCAATCGCCCCAATACTGCGGATTGAAGACTTGCCCTTGCGGCGGATTCTTCACGAGCCAGGTCGTGAGGTTGAGCGGCATCTGTTCGCCGAAGAGAGCTTGCGGAGTGCGCGGCGTGCCGCCGAGCAGCGGACGGCTGAACGTCGAGAACGCGAAGGCGATCCAGATCAGACCGGCACACGCGAGCGTGTAGCGATAGGAACGTCCGGCAGGAAGCGGAGCGACCTCGTCGAGATCGTGCTCGGCGTGAGCGACCGTCGCGCCAGTGTTCTCTGCAGCGGTGTTCTCTGCGGCGGCTTCACGACGGGTGACGATCCGAGCGAGTACGTCGGCGAAATGCGGAGCGAGCGTGACGACCCAAACCACGGCGAACCAACCGGTCATGCGCACTTGCAGCAATGCGGCCAAGCCGAACAGGCCCAACATGAGCACATCGGCAGGGCTCAACGAGCGGCGACTATGCCGCAACACGCAGACCGCGGCCACGCACGAGAGGGCGAATTCGATTCCGCCGACGCCGAGCAACTGGAGCGGATTCCATTCGAGCACGTCGCGAAGATTGGCGTTCGACGAGAACCGGAGCGCTTCGATCCAGGCGTCGATCGTATACGGATTCACGAGGACGGCGATCGCGGCCAGCTCGGTCCAGTAGAGCAAGCGGCGGCCTTCGCGATCGGCGAACGTAGCGCGAAGCGAGCGCTCGT
It encodes:
- a CDS encoding amidohydrolase gives rise to the protein GTRLALLEMLLGGTTTYVDMYYFEYAVADETAKAGMRGVIGQAMLDFPAPDFKTWDESVAGMQKFLKQWKGHPLITPAVAPHAPYTVSPEHLQTAAKLAADHGVPIIIHVSETKAELATMQERYKATPIEHLDRLGVLGPNLIAKHVVWATDAELLTLKKHGVGVVHNPQSNMKLASGIAPVPKMLELKIPVALGTDGASSNNDLDMWGEIDTVAKLHKVATLDATVVSAREAVAMGTIEGARAIHMDDEIGSLEVGKKADVIVIDLDAAHEVPLYDVYSHLAYTVKASDVQTVVVGGKVVIEDRVPKTLDPKSIFAEARKYRDKVRAVVGK
- a CDS encoding VCBS repeat-containing protein, translating into MTRTLSRFTLALVLGLGAASAAEAQEKPAPKISFKKTQLDTKFRAEGVAVGDFNKDGKLDIGHGEGYYAAPDWKLVPIREQAREFDPHSYSKCFQAFTDDFNKDGWDDIMVVEFPGTATVWLENPKGAERPWARHVVADVTNNESPDYLDVDGDGKREFVLGTSADPKASDGPEKYIAIARPDADPLAKWKLAAVSEKGVPMANRFYHGFGIGDIDGDKIADLVTPNGWWKAPESKGSEGPWKFTEAKLGGAAAQMFVYDFDGDGDADVLSTAAHQLGMWWHEQTPEGWKTHDIDKSFSQTHAVCFVDLNGDGLMDFVTGKRYWAHGPKGDVDPGAPAVLAWFELKREAGKPTWTKHQIDDDSGIGTQFEMRDVSGDGLLDIAVSNKKGTFYFNQVRE
- a CDS encoding ROK family protein, giving the protein MTVEPNWAAGVDIGGTKIGVGLVDRAGEIVAEISFPTEAAAGFERGVARIVAAIDGCLAQAGRTRQVLEGVGVGCAGPVHPGRGTIDNPHTLPTWDGVEIVSPLRREFGLPAVLENDADAAAVGEAYFGAGAGRRSVVMITYGTGVGSGALFDGRIYRGAMETHPEIGHVPVDPNGPLCYCGLRGCFESIASGTAISAAGATAGIGDARRVFAAFAEGNPTARDIVERALRATYTAVWSIQHTLLPERLILGGGIIDDHFELFAGAARQAIDGAVMNPRGSTDVVRATLGNRAGIVGAAQLVRIGKA